The following nucleotide sequence is from Syntrophales bacterium.
GCTTGCAGAACCGACTTCAAGATTGTATTCCGGTGTGGGTAGATGTAACTCCTCAAAAAATACCTTATCCAACGAAAAAGAATAATGCTGACCTGTGTGGATAATGTAATAGGGATAATTGTTTCTTTCACATAGACGGATGATGGGGGACATTTTGATGATCTCAGGCCTAGTGCCAACAACTATGCACACTTTCATACTTATAGAATCCATTTCTTTGAATTTATATAATTCACAAACCAGTCGGTTAGATCTATCTTGTCCAGAAGCAATTTGGATCTTCTGGCATGCCACTGTTCCTTTAAATCTTTCTGCACGAGTAAACGCTGTATCGTTTCCAGCATCTTATCAAATTCACCTGGAGTAAATCCGAATGTCAGTTGATATTTTTTTTCCAATTCATCCAAGTAAGACAACCTTCCCACAAATGAATTGTACCGGATGGAAGGGGTTGCCAGCACTGCCGCCTCGGAGGCCATCGTCTGGCTGTCGCCCACATATAAGTGAGCACAGGCCATTATTGAATGCATTGCAGTCACCGGGGCATCAATAATATATTTTTTCAAGTAACCGTCCACTTCCGACTCGCTGGAGATAAAGACCCTGCCATATTTTTCAAGAAATCGTATCAATTTGATCTTGTCCTTTATTCCCTCGGCAAAATAATCGTGATGTGCTTTTAAAGCGCTGAACCTGACAATAAAGTATCTTTCTGATTCATTAACTCCTAAATATTTT
It contains:
- a CDS encoding DUF354 domain-containing protein, which translates into the protein MPLNILFDISHPSYVHLYKNIISNLKKQNHSIVITAQAHNSITGLLSSYNLDYVLLGEKVDGIASKIINQVKLNRKMRSTLKKYNVDLAIGGSTTVAHGAVLTSTRSVIFTDDDGDVVPLFARSTYPFADKVIHPSCIRDRLGENKQVFVNSLKELAYLHPNHFEPDKMVLKYLGVNESERYFIVRFSALKAHHDYFAEGIKDKIKLIRFLEKYGRVFISSESEVDGYLKKYIIDAPVTAMHSIMACAHLYVGDSQTMASEAAVLATPSIRYNSFVGRLSYLDELEKKYQLTFGFTPGEFDKMLETIQRLLVQKDLKEQWHARRSKLLLDKIDLTDWFVNYINSKKWIL